Proteins encoded by one window of Superficieibacter sp. HKU1:
- the dnaJ gene encoding molecular chaperone DnaJ, whose protein sequence is MAKQDYYEILGVSRTAEEREIKKAYKRLAMKYHPDRNQGDKEAEAKFKEIKEAYEILTDAQKRAAYDQYGHAAFEQGGMGGGGGFGGGGADFGDIFGDVFGDIFGGGRGRQRASRGADLRYNMELTLEEAVRGVTKEIRIPTLEECDICHGSGAKPGTQPQTCPTCHGSGQVQMRQGFFAVQQACPHCQGRGTLIKDPCHKCHGHGRVEKSKTLSVKIPAGVDTGDRIRLSGEGEAGEHGAPAGDLYVQVQVKQHPIFEREGNNLYCEVPINFAMAALGGEIEVPTLDGRVKLKVPGETQTGKLFRMRGKGVKSVRGGAQGDLLCRVVVETPVGLNDKQKQLLKELQDSFGGPTGEHNSPRSKSFFDGVKKFFDDLTR, encoded by the coding sequence ATGGCGAAACAAGATTATTATGAGATTTTAGGCGTTTCCCGAACGGCGGAAGAGCGTGAAATCAAAAAGGCGTACAAACGCCTGGCGATGAAATATCACCCGGACCGTAACCAGGGCGATAAAGAAGCCGAAGCCAAATTTAAAGAAATTAAAGAAGCGTATGAAATCCTGACAGACGCCCAGAAGCGTGCAGCTTACGATCAGTACGGTCACGCTGCGTTTGAGCAGGGCGGCATGGGCGGTGGCGGCGGTTTTGGCGGCGGCGGTGCTGATTTCGGCGATATCTTTGGCGACGTGTTTGGCGATATCTTCGGCGGCGGTCGTGGTCGCCAGCGAGCCTCTCGCGGTGCCGATCTGCGCTACAACATGGAGCTGACGCTGGAAGAGGCGGTACGCGGTGTTACCAAAGAAATCCGTATTCCGACGCTGGAAGAATGTGATATCTGCCACGGTAGCGGAGCCAAACCCGGCACCCAGCCGCAGACCTGTCCGACCTGCCACGGTTCCGGCCAGGTGCAGATGCGTCAGGGCTTCTTTGCGGTACAGCAGGCCTGTCCGCACTGTCAGGGCCGCGGTACGCTGATCAAAGATCCTTGCCACAAGTGCCACGGTCACGGGCGCGTTGAGAAGAGCAAAACGCTGTCGGTTAAAATCCCGGCGGGCGTGGATACCGGCGATCGTATCCGTCTGTCTGGCGAGGGCGAAGCGGGCGAGCACGGCGCACCGGCAGGCGATCTGTACGTTCAGGTGCAGGTAAAACAGCACCCGATCTTCGAGCGCGAAGGTAACAACCTGTATTGCGAAGTGCCGATCAACTTTGCCATGGCGGCGCTGGGCGGTGAAATCGAAGTTCCGACCCTGGATGGCCGCGTGAAGCTGAAAGTACCGGGTGAAACGCAGACCGGTAAACTGTTCCGTATGCGTGGCAAAGGCGTGAAATCCGTGCGCGGCGGGGCGCAGGGCGACCTGCTGTGCCGTGTGGTTGTCGAAACGCCGGTCGGTCTCAATGACAAGCAGAAACAGCTCCTGAAAGAGTTACAGGACAGTTTTGGCGGTCCAACGGGCGAACATAACAGCCCGCGTTCTAAAAGCTTCTTCGATGGCGTAAAAAAGTTTTTTGATGATTTGACGCGTTAA
- a CDS encoding LysR family transcriptional regulator — MGSKGANKHFDYNLIKVLDAVISAGNATKASKRLSVTPAAISLALSRLQSFYQQELFVRSKDGLVPTAKALEIHQAFRQAMALVNNTFIPEETSPRSQKITVLGSEIAENYYLSQLYEDDIFERFSLRHFSAKNMHKDTLKEHLIVGDCDLIISPDTIIEPGIENQLIDSFKNFVCICSTDNLLSELTQLTLHSFYSARHAVYQSGLFSPIMINDDDLHVKDDEYKGYRVKGYRSDSISGIISIVERTSLIAILPLKLALFYKNQRRYAIKMVQPPPELVFKPLNVYASWNNKSSKKQDVKELVDMLHTLSSFRR; from the coding sequence ATGGGCTCAAAAGGTGCCAACAAGCACTTTGATTATAATTTAATCAAAGTCCTTGACGCTGTCATATCGGCAGGCAATGCCACCAAAGCCTCCAAAAGATTATCCGTCACGCCTGCTGCTATTTCTCTGGCGCTGTCCCGTTTACAGAGCTTTTATCAGCAAGAGCTATTTGTCAGAAGCAAAGACGGCCTTGTGCCTACGGCAAAAGCGCTGGAGATCCATCAGGCTTTCCGCCAGGCCATGGCGCTGGTAAATAATACCTTTATCCCCGAAGAGACGAGTCCGCGCAGCCAGAAAATCACCGTCCTGGGTAGCGAGATCGCTGAAAACTATTATCTGTCTCAGCTCTATGAAGATGATATTTTTGAGCGATTCTCTCTGCGTCATTTTTCTGCCAAAAATATGCATAAAGATACCCTCAAAGAACATTTGATAGTCGGTGATTGCGACCTTATTATTAGCCCCGATACCATCATCGAACCGGGTATCGAAAATCAACTTATCGACAGCTTTAAAAATTTCGTCTGCATCTGTAGCACAGACAATCTGCTTAGTGAGTTAACGCAGCTCACCCTGCACAGCTTTTATTCTGCACGTCATGCCGTCTATCAGTCCGGACTCTTCTCGCCGATAATGATCAATGATGACGATCTGCATGTAAAGGATGATGAATATAAAGGATATCGGGTGAAGGGATACCGTAGTGATTCAATCAGCGGCATCATCAGTATCGTTGAGCGCACCTCATTAATTGCGATATTACCTTTAAAACTGGCGCTTTTTTATAAAAATCAGCGCCGCTACGCAATAAAAATGGTTCAGCCGCCGCCTGAACTGGTTTTTAAACCGTTAAATGTCTATGCTTCATGGAATAACAAAAGCAGTAAAAAACAGGACGTAAAGGAATTGGTAGATATGCTGCATACCCTTTCCTCATTCAGACGTTAG
- a CDS encoding phage holin family protein: MSIPNHLETSEVVLLEMEVLLIIVATGAWGGFVSYLLKSKRKKSEPLHKGIMSCLTQIVISCFTSFLLSAIAIEKGLSFNMILLAAGIGGVFAAPILKYLGDKLKKSVEDNSLIK, encoded by the coding sequence ATGTCTATCCCTAATCATTTAGAAACCTCAGAAGTTGTTCTTCTGGAGATGGAAGTATTGTTAATTATTGTCGCGACGGGCGCGTGGGGTGGTTTTGTCAGTTATCTGTTAAAGTCTAAAAGGAAAAAGTCGGAGCCATTGCATAAAGGTATTATGAGTTGTCTTACGCAAATTGTTATCTCCTGCTTTACCAGTTTTTTATTAAGCGCGATCGCAATTGAAAAAGGGCTGAGTTTCAATATGATTTTGCTGGCCGCAGGGATTGGCGGCGTGTTTGCCGCACCAATACTTAAGTACCTGGGCGATAAACTAAAAAAAAGCGTCGAAGATAACAGCCTGATAAAATAA
- a CDS encoding glycoside hydrolase family 108 protein, protein MNPVIDGILMTEGSYTNNPHDRGGATNWGITEATARANGYQGDMRDMTRAEAYSILENDYWVKPGFELISQISWPVAFELCDAAVNIGPRLPCLWLQRWLNALNREQKNYQDIKVDGHIGPMTIAALQVFIAWRGREGEHVLVEALNCSQGAYYLNITEERPQNEDFIYGWIKNRVT, encoded by the coding sequence ATGAATCCAGTTATTGACGGCATTTTAATGACAGAAGGTAGTTATACCAATAATCCCCACGATCGGGGCGGCGCGACTAATTGGGGAATTACTGAAGCGACAGCACGTGCGAACGGTTATCAGGGAGACATGCGAGATATGACGCGCGCAGAAGCGTACTCCATACTCGAAAATGATTACTGGGTAAAACCGGGCTTTGAACTTATTTCGCAGATCTCCTGGCCGGTTGCTTTTGAACTGTGCGATGCCGCCGTAAATATTGGACCGCGACTTCCCTGCCTGTGGTTGCAACGCTGGCTGAATGCCCTGAACCGCGAGCAGAAAAATTATCAGGATATTAAGGTTGATGGTCACATCGGGCCAATGACCATTGCCGCACTACAGGTGTTCATCGCATGGCGTGGCAGAGAGGGCGAGCATGTGCTGGTCGAGGCGCTGAACTGTAGTCAGGGTGCCTATTATCTGAACATCACCGAAGAAAGACCGCAAAATGAGGATTTCATTTACGGGTGGATTAAAAATAGGGTAACGTAA
- a CDS encoding transcriptional regulator, with product MKTYMINNNCIYNERNHELRSISNSLVIKMTAMRARCLSFIIENAQMEVIERQQLTTALWGSRGNFVNDANLTQILYLIRRDLKSLGVNDFLITVPRKGIQVNNQIPVKPVDNKAGRRWAWLNKTPVKIMLTVAAAAVLAAACYVNIH from the coding sequence ATGAAAACCTACATGATCAATAACAATTGTATCTACAATGAAAGGAATCATGAGTTAAGAAGTATCTCGAACTCGCTGGTTATAAAAATGACCGCAATGCGTGCAAGATGCCTTAGCTTTATTATTGAGAATGCACAGATGGAGGTAATTGAACGCCAGCAGCTCACCACGGCGCTGTGGGGAAGTCGGGGAAACTTCGTTAATGATGCCAATTTAACGCAGATACTCTACCTCATTCGTCGCGATCTAAAATCATTAGGAGTGAATGATTTTTTGATTACGGTGCCGCGCAAAGGCATCCAGGTTAATAACCAGATTCCGGTAAAACCAGTAGACAATAAAGCAGGCAGACGCTGGGCATGGCTAAATAAAACACCAGTCAAGATCATGCTAACCGTTGCTGCCGCTGCCGTATTAGCAGCCGCCTGTTATGTGAATATCCACTAA
- a CDS encoding glycosyl hydrolase family 18 protein: MAQSKLIKGDTLTETSNAADGFNPAKDDSKLSYTSARVAKPVYNQYKADSKKPKVFGYFTDWSQYDSRLEGDDTELNRGRGYDLANVSPTAYDKIIAGFVGIVGFHKIDGQERDVVAEAAQLCGKVKYEPTFLDPWGDFQTYTNVGFDISGWDIDPKTVTQANTKGFLGGLRDLQAKAKKQGHNLELSMSIGGWTMSNGFHETASKDSSRKIFAKGLVKLFKQFPMFSGVDLDWEYPNVEGAGNPFGPEDGANFALLIAEVRKQLDAAGRSDVKISIAASAVVANLAYAGVNTLMKSGMDYINVMTYDFFGTPWAENVTHHTNLKALTAGGWSVETIVDYLLAEGFPAERINIGYAGYTRNSRNTEITSFSPLEGTYNPGKKLANGEYETTTGSFESGTTEWYDVIYNYLDLESQKGRNGFNVYTDKVADADYLYNPDSKLFLSLDTPRTVKAKGEYAANLGLGGVFTWTVDQDNGVLVNAAREGLGYEISKEVIDMEPFYFEGINVEEKDDEGQKVNHAPKASIELRVVGGSRVQLSGAKSSDEDKDALSFSWGVPAAITVADKTAEIIEFDVPQVTEETQFQFTLFVRDCWGEPSTQQRFVLTAVVAQADAKPEDDDVIPVPDDKDEDDVIPTPDDKDDDVVPVPDDKVSPYPQWDATKVYGANWGTFEIVSWKGHNYQVNWWSVGNQPDQNCGMGGAWTDLGAY; the protein is encoded by the coding sequence ATGGCACAGAGCAAATTAATCAAGGGTGATACCCTGACAGAAACTAGCAACGCGGCAGACGGCTTTAACCCGGCTAAAGATGACAGCAAACTTAGCTACACTTCTGCTCGTGTCGCCAAACCGGTTTATAACCAGTACAAAGCTGATAGCAAAAAACCAAAAGTTTTCGGTTATTTCACCGACTGGTCCCAGTACGATTCTCGTTTAGAGGGTGATGACACCGAACTTAACCGTGGTCGTGGCTACGATCTGGCTAACGTTTCTCCTACTGCTTACGACAAAATTATCGCGGGCTTTGTAGGCATTGTCGGCTTCCACAAAATTGATGGGCAGGAGCGTGATGTCGTCGCAGAAGCGGCGCAACTGTGTGGCAAAGTGAAATACGAGCCGACCTTCCTCGATCCGTGGGGTGATTTCCAGACTTACACTAACGTCGGCTTCGACATCAGCGGCTGGGATATTGATCCGAAGACCGTGACGCAGGCGAATACCAAAGGTTTCCTGGGCGGTCTGCGCGATCTGCAGGCGAAAGCGAAAAAACAGGGCCACAACCTTGAGCTGTCCATGAGCATCGGCGGCTGGACCATGAGTAACGGCTTCCACGAAACGGCATCGAAAGATTCCTCGCGTAAAATCTTCGCCAAAGGGCTGGTGAAACTGTTCAAACAGTTCCCGATGTTCAGCGGCGTGGACCTGGACTGGGAATACCCGAACGTAGAAGGTGCTGGTAACCCTTTTGGTCCGGAAGATGGCGCTAACTTTGCCCTGCTGATCGCTGAAGTGCGTAAGCAGCTGGATGCCGCAGGCCGCAGCGACGTGAAAATCTCTATCGCCGCTTCTGCGGTTGTCGCTAACCTTGCTTACGCTGGCGTTAACACCCTGATGAAGTCCGGTATGGATTACATCAACGTCATGACCTACGACTTCTTCGGTACGCCGTGGGCAGAAAACGTAACCCATCACACTAATCTGAAAGCGCTGACCGCAGGCGGCTGGTCCGTTGAAACCATCGTTGATTATCTGCTGGCGGAAGGTTTCCCGGCTGAGCGTATCAACATCGGCTATGCAGGCTATACCCGTAACAGCCGCAACACCGAAATCACCAGCTTCTCGCCTCTGGAAGGGACCTACAATCCGGGTAAAAAACTGGCCAATGGCGAGTATGAAACCACCACCGGCTCGTTTGAATCCGGCACTACCGAATGGTACGACGTGATTTATAACTATCTGGATCTGGAGAGCCAGAAAGGGCGTAACGGCTTTAACGTTTATACCGACAAGGTTGCCGATGCTGACTACCTGTACAACCCGGACTCTAAGCTGTTCCTGTCGCTGGATACCCCGCGCACGGTGAAAGCGAAGGGCGAGTATGCGGCAAACCTGGGTCTGGGCGGCGTGTTCACCTGGACGGTAGACCAGGACAACGGCGTGCTGGTTAACGCGGCACGTGAAGGTCTGGGCTATGAAATCAGCAAAGAAGTGATCGACATGGAGCCGTTCTATTTCGAAGGCATCAACGTTGAAGAAAAAGACGATGAAGGCCAGAAAGTGAATCATGCGCCGAAAGCATCTATTGAACTGCGTGTGGTAGGGGGTTCCCGCGTACAGCTGTCTGGCGCGAAATCGTCCGATGAAGATAAAGATGCACTGAGCTTTAGCTGGGGCGTGCCTGCTGCCATTACCGTGGCGGACAAAACGGCTGAAATCATTGAGTTCGACGTGCCGCAGGTTACTGAAGAGACGCAGTTCCAGTTCACCCTGTTTGTTCGCGATTGCTGGGGTGAGCCGTCAACGCAGCAGCGCTTCGTGCTGACCGCCGTTGTGGCTCAGGCTGACGCGAAGCCGGAAGACGACGACGTTATCCCGGTACCGGACGACAAGGACGAAGACGACGTTATTCCGACGCCAGATGATAAAGATGACGATGTGGTTCCAGTACCGGACGATAAAGTGTCTCCTTACCCGCAATGGGATGCGACCAAAGTCTACGGCGCAAACTGGGGTACTTTTGAGATCGTCAGCTGGAAAGGCCACAACTATCAGGTTAACTGGTGGTCTGTAGGCAACCAGCCGGACCAGAACTGCGGTATGGGCGGCGCATGGACTGACCTTGGCGCTTACTAA
- a CDS encoding chitinase → MSIISIKHSALNAQSWYQKVTLTLTNESEHAVDLNQAIIHFTASGHPDPWGNFGGNLKGDLPLTLREQPQGKLNAIDMTINNSGELLLAPGKSGKVFFSLAAAKVPVTLSAVTLTLASGAADDEPAPQPEPQPQPQPEPEPEPQPEPQPQPEPQPEPISGDGIIITASDINANSWYQRVTLTLKNGYSQAIDLNKLQISFTACAHPDPYSPFSGTLMGNQPVKLGSDGGWPVEKNSITINNDSAMKLGAGKSAQLEFYLAATQTPVMLEELQATLAHDPGRQGRIEFIFPARKEAIALKPVLDIVYPDGRMQNVTGEWGQSLTVADLAAGQYTVNVQSLENDDMRIAPVKETLTVTLASGQDSQRCPIAFQETVHFAAITLKLDLPSCDGALIGAELWGSDNIVARTVSLTAGDALLVTRLIAGQHYEVRLLPACINNLMISSPAQPTVVIPEAGKVVRVNVGYQQKNADAAGFVEVKATVLGLPKGAGAQRYRFHSGNGKGEYQYLLTLESHSQQQAIPLRIAPGLYAVDVADVHCDGAIWRCDADAGLRLLQSSNVITLSFEKGVILQVRGWPDYVAHGGVTVNAADTATLYREVPVSALFKYDGFDGGGDPIPAKEMDLNNDGFLDYDLLPIHKTVPLVRQIEKEAGRSVMPVMVVYTANASGGSAVSDLQDSEKLRNHFGNFITQCMAAQSYKDDAHPVPATFVLNPDFLGAIEQEPYGYITVRQKNSVPVNAQLAVAVKALAPVLKYSAPALPTFSDDLYGYIQAINYLVHQFAPDVAFGWQTNVWSTGTADWVLREGADPQAQGKQIAAFINELGVYSGNYAPDFIAFDKFERDCFSPDALAHYGWNATCWLNYLGMVKQAAKDLNKPAMLWQIPGGHMPTAEEGTTMISENHFASGGTFFMGDKRIATNVAAITARLKNTALNQGTYGAATVGDFLRKDNGYDWGQMQALNLPDYNVFSILWGGGSTVSITTIHSNGEDGGWLADKMREYYSSPRSLT, encoded by the coding sequence ATGTCGATCATTTCAATTAAACACAGCGCGCTCAATGCACAAAGTTGGTATCAAAAGGTCACATTGACGCTCACCAATGAGAGTGAGCATGCGGTGGATCTCAATCAGGCCATTATCCATTTCACCGCCTCAGGACATCCTGATCCATGGGGGAATTTTGGGGGCAATCTGAAAGGGGATCTTCCGTTAACCCTGCGTGAACAACCACAAGGGAAATTGAACGCCATTGATATGACGATTAATAACAGTGGCGAACTGTTACTGGCACCAGGTAAAAGTGGGAAAGTGTTCTTTAGTCTTGCCGCCGCGAAGGTTCCGGTAACGCTGTCGGCCGTCACACTCACCCTGGCGTCAGGTGCGGCAGATGATGAACCAGCGCCGCAGCCGGAACCACAGCCGCAGCCGCAGCCGGAGCCGGAGCCGGAGCCACAGCCGGAGCCGCAGCCACAGCCGGAGCCACAGCCGGAACCCATCTCAGGTGACGGCATTATTATTACCGCCAGCGATATTAATGCTAACAGCTGGTATCAGCGCGTTACGTTAACATTGAAAAATGGCTATTCTCAGGCAATCGACCTGAACAAACTGCAAATTAGCTTTACCGCCTGCGCGCATCCGGATCCTTACAGCCCGTTCAGCGGAACGCTGATGGGTAATCAGCCGGTTAAACTCGGTAGCGACGGTGGATGGCCTGTCGAAAAAAATAGCATCACTATCAATAATGACAGTGCAATGAAGCTGGGCGCGGGTAAATCAGCGCAGCTGGAATTTTATCTGGCGGCTACGCAAACCCCGGTTATGCTCGAAGAATTACAGGCGACGCTGGCGCACGATCCAGGCCGTCAGGGCAGGATCGAATTTATTTTCCCGGCGCGGAAAGAGGCGATCGCACTGAAGCCGGTTCTTGATATCGTTTATCCGGACGGCAGGATGCAAAACGTCACCGGCGAGTGGGGCCAGTCGTTAACGGTGGCCGATCTCGCGGCAGGGCAGTACACCGTTAATGTTCAGTCTCTTGAAAATGATGACATGCGCATTGCGCCAGTAAAAGAGACATTGACCGTTACGCTCGCCTCCGGTCAGGACAGCCAGCGCTGCCCAATCGCCTTCCAGGAAACGGTACATTTTGCCGCGATAACACTCAAACTGGATCTCCCTTCCTGCGACGGAGCCCTGATCGGCGCCGAGCTATGGGGCAGCGACAACATCGTGGCGCGTACGGTCTCGCTTACGGCTGGAGATGCCCTACTGGTGACTCGCCTGATCGCCGGTCAGCATTATGAGGTGCGTCTGCTTCCCGCCTGCATTAATAACCTGATGATTAGCTCCCCGGCGCAGCCGACCGTCGTGATCCCTGAAGCGGGTAAAGTCGTCAGGGTGAATGTTGGCTATCAGCAGAAAAACGCCGATGCGGCTGGTTTTGTTGAAGTGAAAGCCACCGTGCTTGGCCTGCCCAAAGGTGCCGGGGCCCAGCGCTATCGCTTCCATAGTGGAAACGGAAAAGGGGAATATCAGTATCTGTTGACCCTGGAAAGCCATAGTCAGCAACAGGCGATTCCTTTGCGCATTGCGCCGGGGCTGTATGCCGTCGACGTCGCCGACGTGCATTGCGATGGTGCCATCTGGCGCTGTGATGCCGACGCCGGTCTGCGCCTGCTGCAAAGCAGCAATGTGATTACGCTCTCCTTTGAAAAAGGCGTTATTTTACAGGTGCGCGGCTGGCCGGATTACGTGGCTCACGGCGGCGTCACGGTGAATGCGGCGGATACCGCCACGCTCTACCGCGAGGTGCCGGTCAGCGCGCTGTTTAAATATGACGGTTTTGACGGCGGCGGCGATCCGATCCCGGCAAAAGAGATGGACCTGAACAATGACGGCTTCCTTGATTACGATCTGCTGCCGATTCATAAAACCGTACCGCTGGTCCGGCAAATTGAGAAAGAAGCGGGCCGATCGGTAATGCCGGTAATGGTGGTTTATACTGCCAACGCCAGCGGCGGGAGTGCCGTGAGCGATCTACAGGATAGCGAGAAGCTGCGTAACCACTTCGGTAACTTTATTACACAATGTATGGCCGCGCAGTCTTATAAAGATGACGCGCATCCGGTTCCGGCGACGTTTGTCCTGAACCCCGATTTCCTGGGCGCTATTGAGCAGGAGCCTTACGGCTACATCACGGTACGGCAGAAAAACAGCGTACCGGTTAATGCTCAGCTTGCTGTGGCGGTGAAGGCGCTGGCCCCGGTGCTGAAATACAGCGCGCCAGCGCTGCCAACGTTCAGTGACGATCTGTATGGCTACATTCAGGCGATCAACTATCTTGTTCACCAGTTTGCGCCGGATGTGGCTTTTGGCTGGCAGACCAACGTCTGGTCAACCGGCACCGCCGACTGGGTTCTGCGCGAAGGCGCGGATCCGCAGGCTCAGGGAAAACAGATTGCAGCCTTTATTAATGAGCTTGGCGTATACAGCGGCAACTACGCGCCTGATTTTATCGCTTTCGATAAATTTGAACGCGACTGCTTTAGTCCGGATGCGCTGGCGCACTATGGCTGGAATGCGACCTGCTGGCTTAACTACCTGGGAATGGTAAAACAGGCGGCGAAAGATCTGAATAAACCCGCCATGCTCTGGCAGATCCCCGGCGGGCATATGCCGACGGCAGAGGAAGGGACCACTATGATTAGTGAAAACCATTTTGCGTCGGGCGGCACCTTCTTTATGGGCGACAAGCGTATTGCAACTAACGTGGCGGCGATTACCGCGAGGTTGAAAAATACGGCGCTTAATCAGGGCACCTACGGCGCGGCAACGGTAGGCGACTTCTTACGTAAAGATAACGGGTATGACTGGGGACAAATGCAGGCGTTAAATCTGCCTGACTATAATGTCTTTTCTATTCTCTGGGGCGGTGGTTCGACCGTCAGCATCACCACTATTCACTCTAACGGTGAAGACGGCGGCTGGCTGGCGGATAAGATGCGCGAATATTATTCCTCTCCCCGCAGCCTTACTTGA
- a CDS encoding winged helix-turn-helix transcriptional regulator: MNLEILANIENCTDDSLHSFIFNQKSKPLAALANVLQKLIPHGTPLSLEVGEVFPLGMNKEEQKIVILDEGITSFCHAKSQRQLCAIFAPTLLGLIDSYARTYEVSEWPHHYLVAETRCKGYSVLLADFIRLSDELNLWHDIARILAQRLMVMSAREQELVGVDSYLKVRALLIEISIYPDAYRQQINIMSFIQRRTGLSKSRIMKILSELKKGGYISIDNGKLVDMKKLPAAY; the protein is encoded by the coding sequence ATGAATTTAGAAATTCTGGCAAATATTGAAAATTGTACTGACGATTCATTACATTCTTTCATCTTTAATCAAAAATCGAAGCCCCTTGCCGCCCTGGCTAATGTATTACAGAAACTGATCCCGCACGGCACGCCTCTTTCTTTAGAAGTTGGCGAAGTTTTTCCATTGGGGATGAACAAGGAAGAACAAAAGATTGTGATACTGGATGAGGGAATTACCTCATTCTGCCATGCAAAAAGTCAGCGCCAGCTCTGCGCTATTTTTGCGCCTACATTACTGGGTCTCATAGACAGCTATGCCCGTACTTACGAGGTTTCCGAGTGGCCGCATCACTATCTGGTGGCGGAAACCCGCTGCAAAGGTTATTCAGTCCTGCTGGCAGATTTTATCAGGTTGTCTGATGAGTTAAATTTATGGCATGACATTGCCCGCATTCTTGCGCAGCGGCTAATGGTTATGAGTGCGCGCGAACAGGAGCTGGTCGGCGTCGATTCTTACCTGAAGGTCAGAGCATTGCTTATTGAGATCTCGATATACCCTGATGCTTATCGTCAGCAGATCAATATCATGAGTTTCATTCAGCGACGCACGGGTTTATCAAAAAGCCGCATCATGAAGATCCTTTCCGAGCTTAAGAAAGGCGGTTATATCAGTATTGATAATGGAAAGCTTGTTGATATGAAAAAACTGCCGGCAGCCTATTAG
- a CDS encoding fimbrial protein BcfA — MKKYLFAMVVTAITAGGTAMAAETDTTTVNGGTVNFVGQVVDAACSVTADSVDQTVTLSQVRSSKLTAAGMVANQKEDFNIKLEDCDTTVSQNAAVIFNGQEDASQPGSLANTAGAGSATNVALQLYGPDGQTLNVGETSSSVTLINGGNTIPLSVDYIATGAATSGNVEATATFSMVYS, encoded by the coding sequence ATGAAAAAGTATTTATTTGCGATGGTCGTTACGGCTATCACTGCTGGTGGAACGGCAATGGCGGCAGAAACCGATACAACGACTGTTAACGGCGGTACCGTCAATTTCGTGGGCCAGGTTGTTGATGCCGCCTGCTCCGTCACGGCTGATTCTGTCGATCAGACCGTCACCCTGAGCCAGGTGCGTTCCTCAAAACTAACGGCTGCCGGAATGGTCGCAAACCAGAAAGAAGACTTCAACATTAAGCTGGAAGATTGCGATACCACCGTTAGCCAGAACGCCGCGGTCATTTTTAACGGCCAGGAAGATGCCAGCCAGCCGGGTTCACTGGCAAACACGGCGGGTGCGGGTTCTGCAACAAACGTCGCCCTGCAACTGTATGGACCGGATGGTCAGACGCTGAACGTGGGCGAAACGTCCTCCAGCGTGACGCTGATTAACGGTGGAAATACCATTCCGCTGAGCGTTGACTACATCGCTACCGGTGCGGCGACGTCCGGTAACGTTGAGGCAACCGCGACCTTCAGCATGGTTTATTCCTGA
- a CDS encoding fimbria/pilus periplasmic chaperone, with protein MLGVVMMGTTVKAYAGGVALGATRVIYPQGEKQVSLPITNSSANNVFLIQSWVANADGTKSPDFVVTPPLFVIQPKKENVLRIMYVGPALPTDRESIFYLNSKAIPSVDKRKLQGNVLQIATQSVIKLFIRPKNLPTPSLDAPASLRCHVADGKVTLSNPSPYYLSLVELYIGKVKQPNTMVPPKGSLILNAAGDGHMKYETVNDFGANTPAQMCAGS; from the coding sequence ATGTTGGGTGTCGTTATGATGGGGACGACCGTGAAGGCTTACGCGGGCGGCGTGGCGCTTGGCGCAACGCGCGTGATTTATCCGCAGGGCGAAAAGCAGGTATCCTTGCCCATCACCAACTCTTCTGCAAACAACGTTTTCCTGATCCAGTCATGGGTCGCCAATGCCGATGGGACAAAGTCCCCGGATTTCGTGGTGACGCCGCCTTTATTTGTGATCCAGCCAAAAAAAGAAAACGTGCTGCGCATTATGTATGTCGGGCCAGCGCTACCCACTGACCGGGAAAGTATTTTTTACCTGAATAGCAAAGCGATCCCGTCCGTGGACAAGCGCAAGCTTCAGGGCAACGTGCTGCAAATTGCTACCCAGAGCGTGATTAAACTATTTATCCGCCCGAAAAATCTGCCGACGCCTTCTCTTGACGCACCGGCGTCTCTGCGTTGTCACGTGGCTGACGGCAAAGTCACGTTATCTAATCCTTCGCCGTATTACCTGTCCCTGGTTGAGCTTTACATCGGAAAGGTAAAACAGCCCAATACGATGGTGCCGCCAAAGGGCAGCCTGATACTGAACGCTGCGGGCGACGGTCATATGAAATATGAAACGGTCAATGACTTTGGGGCCAATACCCCAGCGCAGATGTGTGCCGGCAGTTGA